One Triticum dicoccoides isolate Atlit2015 ecotype Zavitan chromosome 4B, WEW_v2.0, whole genome shotgun sequence genomic window carries:
- the LOC119295599 gene encoding uncharacterized protein LOC119295599: MDEEPLGRKGVYQPRSGARCAWSAATTFGPTTHGHFRDKLLHQNFAWRTSGTLGYIRSRRVGAASMTPNVSKVTHGRFCAESTQGSKQQNQGETEQTQKKKRMLHTVDVILPTPPSGVLLPQPGPLLPCTAAVNLSMRTATAMLQLSQPAGSKFNLFCYKWPPAPLYTKLKWVPQP, from the exons ATGGACGAGGAACCAttaggaaggaaaggtgtgtaTCAACCAAGAAGCGGAGCTAG GTGTGCCTGGTCTGCGGCGACGACCTTTGGGCCAACAACACATGGACATTTCAGAGATAAGCTATTGCATCAG AACTTTGCTTGGCGAACATCCGGGACACTCGGGTACATAAGATCCAGGAGG GTTGGTGCGGCAAGTATGACACCAAATGTTTCTAAGGTTACCCATGGCAGATTCTGTGCAGAG AGCACACAAGGATCGAAGCAGCAAAACCAGGGCGAAACAGAGCAAACACAAAAGAAGAAACGTATGCTACATACAGTCGATGTGATCCTTCCAACACCGCCGTCGGGGGTCCTTCTGCCTCAGCCAGGACCTCTTCTGCCCTGCACCGCTGCTGTGAACCTATCCATGCGGACAGCCACCGCCATGCTACAGCTGTCGCAACCTGCAG GTTCAAAATTCAACCTGTTTTGCTATAAATGGCCTCCTGCACCGTTGTATACAAAGCTGAAGTGGGTACCACAGCCATGA